In Candidatus Bipolaricaulota bacterium, the following proteins share a genomic window:
- a CDS encoding type II toxin-antitoxin system RelE/ParE family toxin — protein sequence MVRGYQVRFLPEAADEFASLDKPIAERVLKKLKWLAENFENLSPMPLCGELKGLFKLRVGSYRVLYSFDREKRTIYVHLIGHRQEIYKQP from the coding sequence TTGGTAAGAGGTTATCAGGTTCGATTTCTTCCTGAAGCTGCCGATGAATTCGCTTCCCTTGACAAACCGATTGCTGAACGAGTTCTTAAGAAGCTGAAATGGCTTGCCGAAAATTTCGAAAACCTTAGCCCAATGCCCTTGTGTGGCGAGTTGAAAGGCCTCTTCAAGCTCCGTGTCGGAAGCTACAGGGTGCTCTATTCGTTTGATCGGGAAAAAAGAACCATCTATGTTCATCTTATAGGGCACCGACAGGAGATTTACAAACAGCCCTAA
- a CDS encoding nucleotidyltransferase domain-containing protein, with protein sequence MSRQYAIGWRERLKAEQEHRRKRFQRAITAAQRCARLLYENYGVTKVYLFGSLRDPKTFHEKSDIDLVVEGLPPHLYFKALAELWRQLPPGIELDLIPFEDADPELRERVLKEGVSLSG encoded by the coding sequence ATGTCGCGCCAATATGCTATAGGGTGGAGAGAAAGGTTAAAAGCGGAACAGGAGCATCGGCGTAAGCGGTTTCAAAGAGCCATTACAGCTGCGCAGAGGTGCGCGCGCCTCCTTTACGAAAACTATGGCGTGACTAAAGTTTACCTTTTCGGCTCTTTGAGAGATCCCAAGACATTCCATGAGAAGTCCGATATCGATCTTGTAGTGGAAGGGTTACCTCCCCACCTTTACTTCAAAGCATTGGCCGAGCTTTGGCGGCAACTTCCACCAGGCATAGAATTGGATCTAATCCCATTTGAAGATGCTGATCCTGAACTTCGTGAGCGGGTTCTTAAGGAGGGGGTGTCCCTGAGTGGATAG
- a CDS encoding type II toxin-antitoxin system VapC family toxin yields MKPVFIDTNIPMYAAGTSHPLREPSRRVIRAVAAGELEAVTDAEVLQEILYRYLHIGEREKGFKVFDRFRRIMLGHIFPIEGVDVQRARELAEGYPSLSPRDLIHLAVMLRYGVHEIITADKGFDKVKEVRRIDPATFP; encoded by the coding sequence CATTCCCATGTATGCGGCTGGGACTTCACATCCCCTCCGGGAGCCCTCACGGCGGGTGATCCGTGCCGTAGCCGCTGGGGAACTTGAGGCCGTGACCGACGCGGAGGTGCTCCAGGAAATCCTCTATCGGTATTTGCATATCGGCGAGAGGGAGAAAGGCTTCAAGGTGTTTGACCGTTTCCGTCGCATCATGCTGGGCCATATCTTCCCCATAGAGGGCGTGGATGTACAACGAGCACGCGAGTTGGCCGAAGGGTACCCCTCTTTGAGCCCGCGGGACCTGATTCACCTAGCGGTGATGTTGCGCTACGGTGTCCACGAAATTATCACAGCGGATAAAGGATTTGATAAGGTAAAGGAAGTGCGCCGAATCGACCCGGCCACATTCCCATAG
- a CDS encoding type II toxin-antitoxin system HicB family antitoxin produces the protein MTYKVVFEPAEEGGYTVYVPSLPGCISEGDTYEEALKNIKEAIKGWIEVSKQFGDEIPPSDVIIDTVEVSV, from the coding sequence TTGACTTACAAAGTCGTATTCGAGCCGGCTGAGGAGGGCGGCTACACCGTCTATGTCCCTTCCCTTCCAGGCTGCATCAGTGAAGGGGATACCTATGAAGAAGCGCTGAAGAATATCAAGGAAGCGATCAAAGGGTGGATCGAGGTCTCCAAGCAGTTCGGTGATGAGATCCCACCAAGTGATGTGATCATCGACACCGTTGAGGTATCCGTGTGA
- a CDS encoding type II toxin-antitoxin system HicA family toxin: MSKLPVVSGREVVKRLEKIGFVFVRQSGSHMVLRREKPPKMTISIPDHKELKRRTLKNILRQVDLTVDEFERLK, encoded by the coding sequence ATGAGCAAGCTGCCGGTTGTCTCGGGAAGGGAGGTCGTCAAGAGGTTAGAGAAGATCGGTTTTGTGTTCGTGCGGCAATCAGGAAGTCATATGGTGTTGCGCCGGGAGAAACCTCCAAAGATGACCATATCCATTCCCGATCATAAAGAATTGAAGCGAAGGACTTTAAAGAACATCCTGCGCCAGGTCGATCTCACAGTCGATGAATTCGAGAGGCTTAAGTAA